The Candidatus Cloacimonadota bacterium sequence TGTTCTTGACACTCTTGCCCTCTCCCACCATTGGTTTTTCCGCAAAAAGAACTAAATTAGAGGACCTGATGAAAGAAGGATTCCTTCCCAAAAACGATTTCCGCTCCATCTTTTTCGCCGACCGCGCCAAAGAATGCAGCGACGACATAAAAAACCTGTTCTACCGCCATTTGGAATATTCCCTGGTGAAAGACACCACAAACGTGCAGCTTTGGGATTTATATTACGCCCTGGGACTCAGCCTGCGGGATAAGCTGATTGAGCGCTGGCTGCGCACCCAATATGAATATCGGAAGCAGGATGTGAAGAAAGTTTTCTATCTCTCAATGGAATTTCTCATCGGCAGGCTTTTGGGCAACACCCTGGTGAACCTCGATGAATACGATAACGCCTATGACCTGATGAAAGAATTGGGACATTCCCTGGAAGACATCATTGAGCAGGAACCCGATATGGGTTTGGGAAATGGCGGTTTAGGGCGCCTGGCAGCCTGTTTTATGGATTCCCTCGCCACGCAGGCCTACCCCGCCTATGGCTATGGTATCCGCTATGAATTTGGCATTTTCAAGCAAAACGTTGTGCAGGGTTACCAGGTGGAAGTGCCAGACCACTGGCTCAAAAAAGGCTGTCCCTGGGAGATAAAACGCCCGGAAATCACATACCGGGTGCGCTTTGGCGGAAATGTCATCACCCAAACCGAGCCGGATGGACGCGTGAACCACCGCTGGGTCGATACAGACGACGTGATGGCGCTTGCCTGGGATATCCCCATTCCCGGCTATAAAGTCCACAATGTGAACAACTTGCGTCTCTGGCAGGCAACGGCAACGGATGAATTCGATTTTGACTATTTCAACAATGGCGACTACGTCCGCGCCGTGGAAAAAAAGAATATCTCCGAAAACATCTCCAAGGTGCTCTATCCAAACGATAACATCCACCTGGGCAAGATTTTACGCCTGGAACAGGAATACTTTTTCATCAGTGCCACCCTGCAGGATATCATGCGCGGTTGGATAAAAGACCACGACAGTTTTGCCGAGTTTCCCAAAAAAATTGCCATCCAATTGAACGACACTCATCCCGCTCTTGCCATCCCGGAAATGATGCGTATTCTCATTGATGAGGAAAACCTGAATTTTGAAACCGCCTGGGATATCACCAGCC is a genomic window containing:
- a CDS encoding glycogen/starch/alpha-glucan phosphorylase; translated protein: MKEGFLPKNDFRSIFFADRAKECSDDIKNLFYRHLEYSLVKDTTNVQLWDLYYALGLSLRDKLIERWLRTQYEYRKQDVKKVFYLSMEFLIGRLLGNTLVNLDEYDNAYDLMKELGHSLEDIIEQEPDMGLGNGGLGRLAACFMDSLATQAYPAYGYGIRYEFGIFKQNVVQGYQVEVPDHWLKKGCPWEIKRPEITYRVRFGGNVITQTEPDGRVNHRWVDTDDVMALAWDIPIPGYKVHNVNNLRLWQATATDEFDFDYFNNGDYVRAVEKKNISENISKVLYPNDNIHLGKILRLEQEYFFISATLQDIMRGWIKDHDSFAEFPKKIAIQLNDTHPALAIPEMMRILIDEENLNFETAWDITSRCFSYTNHTILPEALEKWDIELFEELLPRHLMLIYQINDHVMEEVKRLYPNDLEKMRNLSIIEEGNEKKLRMAHLCVHGSHAVNGVAELHSQIIRESIFPDFYQMYPQRFQNKTNGITPRLWLKVCNPRLAALVSEHIGDTWVAQLDSIRGLEAYVDDSE